Proteins encoded within one genomic window of Eurosta solidaginis isolate ZX-2024a chromosome 1, ASM4086904v1, whole genome shotgun sequence:
- the LOC137246915 gene encoding microtubule-associated protein Jupiter-like isoform X3, whose product MINNSNFAGITDNNKPSSKVLRPPGGGTSDIFGADLPQTPRNVKNHMQSNIFSCDKNGGIQNNVRQGAHRFYIIGDQPRRGQQKVDSYQRLFGEPERPMTPAKNHMRSNIPFGSNTEAAQELLANGNGHHSNGKGGSVSTSTSSSVSSSTENLKMNGVSKTDGNPVTGEGYKASNSFNNLVPSLNGANQVINKNRIPPGGFSSGLW is encoded by the exons gGTACTGAGACCACCAGGCGGTGGCACCAGCGACATTTTTGGCgctgacttaccacaaactccgCGTAACGTAAAAAATCACATGCAATCGAATATTTTCTCATGTGACAAAAATGGCGGAATCCAAAATAATG TACGACAAGGAGCTCACAGATTCTATATCATTG GTGATCAGCCACGTCGCGGACAGCAAAAAGTTGATTCGTACCAACGTCTCTTCGGTGAACCAGAACGTCCAATGACACCCGCGAAGAATCACATGAGGAGCAACATTCCATTTGGTTCAAATACGGAGGCCGCTCAAGAATTATTAGCCAATGGCAATGGCCATCACAGCAACGGCAAAGGTGGTTCAGTCTCGACTTCGACATCGTCTTCGGTATCATCATCCACTGAGAACTTAAAGATGAATGGTGTTTCAAAAACAG ATGGCAATCCAGTTACCGGCGAGGGTTATAAAGCCAGCAATTCGTTCAACAACTTAGTACCCAGTCTAAATGGCGCCAATCAGGTCATTAACAAGAATCGCATTCCACCAGGTGGATTCTCGTCTGGTCTGTGGTAA
- the LOC137246915 gene encoding microtubule-associated protein Jupiter-like isoform X2, translated as MATYAAFKHVELYNVGKAKKRVLRPPGGGTSDIFGADLPQTPRNVKNHMQSNIFSCDKNGGIQNNVRQGAHRFYIIGDQPRRGQQKVDSYQRLFGEPERPMTPAKNHMRSNIPFGSNTEAAQELLANGNGHHSNGKGGSVSTSTSSSVSSSTENLKMNGVSKTDGNPVTGEGYKASNSFNNLVPSLNGANQVINKNRIPPGGFSSGLW; from the exons gGTACTGAGACCACCAGGCGGTGGCACCAGCGACATTTTTGGCgctgacttaccacaaactccgCGTAACGTAAAAAATCACATGCAATCGAATATTTTCTCATGTGACAAAAATGGCGGAATCCAAAATAATG TACGACAAGGAGCTCACAGATTCTATATCATTG GTGATCAGCCACGTCGCGGACAGCAAAAAGTTGATTCGTACCAACGTCTCTTCGGTGAACCAGAACGTCCAATGACACCCGCGAAGAATCACATGAGGAGCAACATTCCATTTGGTTCAAATACGGAGGCCGCTCAAGAATTATTAGCCAATGGCAATGGCCATCACAGCAACGGCAAAGGTGGTTCAGTCTCGACTTCGACATCGTCTTCGGTATCATCATCCACTGAGAACTTAAAGATGAATGGTGTTTCAAAAACAG ATGGCAATCCAGTTACCGGCGAGGGTTATAAAGCCAGCAATTCGTTCAACAACTTAGTACCCAGTCTAAATGGCGCCAATCAGGTCATTAACAAGAATCGCATTCCACCAGGTGGATTCTCGTCTGGTCTGTGGTAA
- the LOC137246915 gene encoding microtubule-associated protein Jupiter-like isoform X5: MATYAAFKHVELYNVGKAKKRVLRPPGGGTSDIFGADLPQTPRNVKNHMQSNIFSCDKNGGIQNNGDQPRRGQQKVDSYQRLFGEPERPMTPAKNHMRSNIPFGSNTEAAQELLANGNGHHSNGKGGSVSTSTSSSVSSSTENLKMNGVSKTDGNPVTGEGYKASNSFNNLVPSLNGANQVINKNRIPPGGFSSGLW, encoded by the exons gGTACTGAGACCACCAGGCGGTGGCACCAGCGACATTTTTGGCgctgacttaccacaaactccgCGTAACGTAAAAAATCACATGCAATCGAATATTTTCTCATGTGACAAAAATGGCGGAATCCAAAATAATG GTGATCAGCCACGTCGCGGACAGCAAAAAGTTGATTCGTACCAACGTCTCTTCGGTGAACCAGAACGTCCAATGACACCCGCGAAGAATCACATGAGGAGCAACATTCCATTTGGTTCAAATACGGAGGCCGCTCAAGAATTATTAGCCAATGGCAATGGCCATCACAGCAACGGCAAAGGTGGTTCAGTCTCGACTTCGACATCGTCTTCGGTATCATCATCCACTGAGAACTTAAAGATGAATGGTGTTTCAAAAACAG ATGGCAATCCAGTTACCGGCGAGGGTTATAAAGCCAGCAATTCGTTCAACAACTTAGTACCCAGTCTAAATGGCGCCAATCAGGTCATTAACAAGAATCGCATTCCACCAGGTGGATTCTCGTCTGGTCTGTGGTAA
- the LOC137246972 gene encoding microtubule-associated protein Jupiter-like, whose translation MSKTDEACPTLPVPETRSTNSSNIPQLNIDLPCEDKSPDKRDIHNSSARSRMSTRDGDMSGHPDATSSHSKMSTNDNRFSSTGKHCNMGAGDVASQTSRDAAVNADKLLHSYSKTSPRNKGKELLEQCDDRAAVRNPITGLGLGEDGVGGIKPKKPKDRRGLKGGVIILFFL comes from the exons ATGAGCA AGACAGATGAAGCATGTCCAACACTTCCAGTACCAGAAACAAGGTCAACTAACTCATCCAATATTCCACAATTAAACATTGATTTGCCATGTGAAGATAAATCGCCTGACAAGCGTGATATCCACAATTCGTCGGCACGTTCGCGTATGTCCACAAGAGATGGCGATATGTCAGGACATCCAGATGCAACCTCATCTCATTCGAAAATGTCAACAAATGATAATCGCTTCAGCTCCACGGGAAAACATTGCAATATGGGTGCTGGTGATGTAGCTTCGCAAACGAGTCGAGACGCTGCTGTTAATGCGGATAAACTACTACATTCATACTCAAAAACTTCACCAAGAAATAAAGGCAAAGAATTGCTAGAACAGTGTGATGATAGGGCAGCGGTACGCAATCCAATTACCGGTTTGGGATTAGGAGAAGATGGCGTTGGTGGCATAAAGCCGAAGAAACCAAAGGATCGTAGAGGTTTGAAGGGCGGGGTCATAATTTTGTTTTTCCtttga